From a region of the Gossypium raimondii isolate GPD5lz chromosome 10, ASM2569854v1, whole genome shotgun sequence genome:
- the LOC105778442 gene encoding major pollen allergen Ole e 10, with the protein MKSLSSASFLLLSTVVFHLFSSAAAVETDAKPPIISKGDSKLSQSDGRKFCVSKPEASDAQLKKNLDWACKEGIDCSPVEPGAVCDDPASLRSRANYAMNTYYRTRGETKNACDFEGTGRLIDTNPSYGECTYL; encoded by the coding sequence ATGAAATCATTGAGCAGTGCTTCTTTCCTCCTCCTCAGCACGGTTGTCTTCCACCTCTTCTCCTCCGCCGCCGCCGTTGAAACCGATGCTAAGCCCCCTATAATTTCCAAGGGTGATTCGAAATTAAGCCAAAGCGATGGTAGGAAGTTTTGTGTGTCGAAACCCGAAGCTAGTGATGctcaattgaaaaaaaacttgGATTGGGCATGCAAGGAAGGCATCGATTGCAGTCCGGTTGAACCGGGAGCGGTTTGCGATGATCCGGCCAGCCTGAGGTCTCGTGCAAATTATGCCATGAATACTTACTATCGAACGAGAGGTGAAACTAAAAATGCTTGTGATTTTGAAGGCACTGGTCGACTCATCGATACCAATCC